One genomic region from Patagioenas fasciata isolate bPatFas1 chromosome 24, bPatFas1.hap1, whole genome shotgun sequence encodes:
- the SNX19 gene encoding sorting nexin-19 isoform X2, which produces MPAQGPSGLRRALLALVAALAWLLALQLLLDLRALGLLFGTLAVLGGWLGPRALSPPGRRLRLERFVSSLHPPPPCPGAEGRLEREITSTVRKVVRDFVASWYRTVSSELAFEAEVEKAMMGLATELRRRMGRVDRHSLARRLLLLCGHHLQSYLQAREALGADPKGNRTLWQEYSRLTGPHPALRSPTAEVSYARAAVEELLQALVPWPHLETRTGRFVVVELVTCNVLLPAIRKMADPDWINLLLIGAFSKKPWEEEPPSASPVPDFLPLVQTDASPAGLSPSPRAADVSGQEAASAGDGGEEPASGPCRTEEPVIRPQALGSLFPCEGLELESPMPDVGQDMDLLAPSPAGEFLDEPLRDTSGALEGPATSEDSAGDLEEGTATSSDTSLLPTLVLSSCPDIQIDPAVEKEEESLTLPKKSSSQRPSSLGKDLGAAEGPPQSPPDQGQTLLSSSPTASISTFSFEPLSSPDGPVVIQNLRITGTITAREHSGTGFHPYTLYTVKYETALESESAGSLQQMAYHTVNRRYREFLNLQTRLEEKPELRKFLKNIKGPKKLFPDLPFGNMDSDKVEARKSLLESFLKQLCAVPEIANSEEMQEFLALNTDARIAFVKKPFIVSRIDKIVVNAIVDTLKTAFPRSEPQSPTEDLSESEVDGKPQTDGKRSNKSRLRFSSSKIAPVLSVSEAHDRIVYSVRESSAVSGTLSLATMESFIQKQEKLLESHTSKAPEGGGSRDSSMREDMDGLGTSEQETHPDADSDSETALADLALDVLRLLLMDHWGWLCTENIQKIFHLLFGTLIQRWLEVQVVNLTCTQRWVQYLQLLQESIWPGGVLPAAPKPARTEEQKKATAEQALQSLMGILPNVIQEILGTSQCQMSWNLVMESLSQPAINRVFWLSSSVLPLRGVLQTSQSFWQSTKEGEKLAPRNIP; this is translated from the exons ATGCCCGCCCAGGGGCCCTCAGGGCTCCGCCGGGCTCTGCTGGCGCTGGTGGCCGCGCTGGCCTGGCTgctggccctgcagctgctgctcgatCTACGGGCGCTGGGGCTGCTCTTTGGGACGCTGGCGGTGCTGGGGGGCTGGCTGGGCCCCCGGGCTCTCAGTCCTCCTGGCCGGCGGCTGAGGCTGGAGCGTTTTGTCAGCTCCCTGCACCCCCCGCCTCCCTGCCCAGGGGCTGAGGGGCGGCTGGAGAGGGAGATCACCAGCACTGTCCGCAAAGTGGTGCGGGACTTTGTCGCCTCTTGGTACCGCACGGTCAGCAGCGAGCTGGCGTTCGAGGCCGAGGTGGAGAAGGCGATGATGGGCCTGGCCACCGAGCTGAGGCGGCGGATGGGGCGGGTGGACCGCCACTCTCTGGCCcgtcgcctcctcctcctctgtggcCATCACTTGCAGAGCTACCTGCAGGCCCGTGAGGCTCTGGGGGCCGACCCGAAGGGCAACCGGACCCTGTGGCAGGAGTACAGCCGGCTGACGGGGCCGCACCCTGCGCTGCGCAGCCCCACAGCAGAGGTGAGCTATGCCCGGGCTGCTgtggaggagctgctgcaggcGCTGGTGCCCTGGCCCCACCTGGAGACGCGGACGGGCCGTttcgtggtggtggagctggtcACCTGCAACGTTTTGCTGCCAGCCATCAGGAAGATGGCCGATCCTGATTGGATCAATCTGTTGCTCATCGGGGCTTTCTCCAAAAAGCCCTGGGAGGAGGAGCCACCCTCTGCGAGCCCAGTGCCTGATTTCTTGCCCTTGGTGCAAACAGATGCCAGCCCTGCTGGGCTGTCCCCCTCCCCGAGGGCTGCAGATGTGTCTGGGCAAGAGGCAGCATCTGCTGGTGACGGAGGAGAGGAGCCAGCAAGCGGACCATGCCGCACAGAGGAGCCCGTTATCCGCCCACAAGCCCTGGGCTCCCTATTCCCCTGCGAGGGTTTGGAGCTGGAGTCCCCTATGCCTGACGTGGGCcaggacatggacctgctggcaCCGTCACCTGCAGGGGAGTTCCTTGATGAACCCCTCCGGGACACCTCTGGTGCGCTGGAGGGCCCGGCCACCTCGGAGGACAGCGCAGGAGACCTGGAGGAGGGCACTGCCACCAGCTCGGACACTAGCCTGCTTCCCACATTGGTGCTGAGCTCCTGCCCTGACATCCAGATCGACCCAGCagtggagaaggaagaggaaagccTGACTCTCCCCAAAAAATCCTCTTCGCAGAGGCCCTCCAGTTTGGGGAAAGATCTGGGGGCAGCAGAGGGTCCCCCACAAAGCCCCCCAGACCAGGGGCAGACTCTACTCTCATCTTCCCCCACGGCTTCCATCAGCACCTTCAGCTTTGAGCCCCTCAGCAGCCCTGACGGGCCGGTCGTCATCCAGAACCTGCGGATAACTGGGACCATCACTGCTCGAGAGCACAGCGGGACCGGCTTCCACCCCTACACTCTCTACACCGTCAAG TACGAGACAGCCCTGGAGAGCGAGAGCGCGGGCAGCCTTCAGCAAATGGCTTACCACACTGTGAACCGCCGCTACCGGGAGTTCCTCAACCTCCAGACCAGGCTGGAGGAGAAACCGGAGCTCCGCAAGTTCCTGAAAA ATATCAAAGGCCCAAAGAAACTGTTCCCTGACCTCCCATTTGGAAACATGGACAGTGATAAAGTGGAAGCCAGAAAAAGTCTGCTGGAATCTTTCTTGAAG CAATTGTGTGCAGTCCCCGAGATTGCAAACAGTGAGGAGATGCAGGAGTTCCTCGCCCTGAACACTGACGCCAGGATCGCGTTTGTCAAGAAGCCCTTCATTGTGTCCAGGATAGACAAG ATCGTTGTCAATGCCATTGTGGACACCCTGAAGACAGCATTCCCCAGATCAGAGCCCCAGAGCCCCACGGAGGATCTCAGCGAGTCTGAAGTGGATGGGAAACCTCAGACAGACGGGAAGAGGTCCAACAA GTCCAGGCTGAGGTTCTCATCCAGTAAAATCGCTCCAGTGCTGAGTGTGAGTGAAGCGCATGACAGAATCGTCTACTCTGTCAGAGAGAGCAGCGCC GTGTCTGGCACGCTGTCGCTGGCCACTATGGAGTCTTTCATCCAGAAACAGGAGAAGCTGCTGGAGTCGCACACCAGCAAAGCTCCCGAAGGTGGGGGAAGCAGAGACAGCTCCATGCGGGAGGATATGGACGGGCTGGGCACGTCGGAGCAGGAGACGCATCCAGACGCAGACTCTG ACTCCGAGACAGCTTTGGCTGACTTGGCCCTGGACGTGCTTCGCCTGTTGCTGATGGACCACTGGGGCTGGCTGTGCACGGAGAACATCCAGAAGATCTTTCACCTGCTCTTTGGGACCCTCATTCAAAG gTGGCTGGAAGTCCAGGTGGTTAACCTGACCTGCACCCAGCGCTGGGTCCAGTACCTCCAGTTGCTGCAGGAATCCATCTGGCCGGGAGGAGTTTTACCAGCAGCGCCTAAACCAGCCAGGACAGAGGAACAGAAGAAAGCAACAGCAGAGCAGGCCCTGCAGAGCCTGATGGGGATCTTGCCTA ATGTGATCCAAGAAATCCTGGGAACCAGTCAGTGTCAGATGAGTTGGAACCTGGTGATGGAGTCCCTGAGCCAGCCTGCGATAAACAG GGTTTTCTGGCTCTCGTCATCAGTCCTGCCACTGCGAGGTGTCCTACAAACGTCCCAGAGTTTCTGGCAAAGCACCAAGGAAGGTGAAAAACTGGCCCCAAGAAACATTCCCTAG
- the SNX19 gene encoding sorting nexin-19 isoform X1 produces MPAQGPSGLRRALLALVAALAWLLALQLLLDLRALGLLFGTLAVLGGWLGPRALSPPGRRLRLERFVSSLHPPPPCPGAEGRLEREITSTVRKVVRDFVASWYRTVSSELAFEAEVEKAMMGLATELRRRMGRVDRHSLARRLLLLCGHHLQSYLQAREALGADPKGNRTLWQEYSRLTGPHPALRSPTAEVSYARAAVEELLQALVPWPHLETRTGRFVVVELVTCNVLLPAIRKMADPDWINLLLIGAFSKKPWEEEPPSASPVPDFLPLVQTDASPAGLSPSPRAADVSGQEAASAGDGGEEPASGPCRTEEPVIRPQALGSLFPCEGLELESPMPDVGQDMDLLAPSPAGEFLDEPLRDTSGALEGPATSEDSAGDLEEGTATSSDTSLLPTLVLSSCPDIQIDPAVEKEEESLTLPKKSSSQRPSSLGKDLGAAEGPPQSPPDQGQTLLSSSPTASISTFSFEPLSSPDGPVVIQNLRITGTITAREHSGTGFHPYTLYTVKYETALESESAGSLQQMAYHTVNRRYREFLNLQTRLEEKPELRKFLKNIKGPKKLFPDLPFGNMDSDKVEARKSLLESFLKQLCAVPEIANSEEMQEFLALNTDARIAFVKKPFIVSRIDKIVVNAIVDTLKTAFPRSEPQSPTEDLSESEVDGKPQTDGKRSNKSRLRFSSSKIAPVLSVSEAHDRIVYSVRESSAVSGTLSLATMESFIQKQEKLLESHTSKAPEGGGSRDSSMREDMDGLGTSEQETHPDADSDSETALADLALDVLRLLLMDHWGWLCTENIQKIFHLLFGTLIQRWLEVQVVNLTCTQRWVQYLQLLQESIWPGGVLPAAPKPARTEEQKKATAEQALQSLMGILPNVIQEILGTSQCQMSWNLVMESLSQPAINRHLVFCLLDILLEFLVLKGSSPELETAAVVPSASCGLDRTGVSAH; encoded by the exons ATGCCCGCCCAGGGGCCCTCAGGGCTCCGCCGGGCTCTGCTGGCGCTGGTGGCCGCGCTGGCCTGGCTgctggccctgcagctgctgctcgatCTACGGGCGCTGGGGCTGCTCTTTGGGACGCTGGCGGTGCTGGGGGGCTGGCTGGGCCCCCGGGCTCTCAGTCCTCCTGGCCGGCGGCTGAGGCTGGAGCGTTTTGTCAGCTCCCTGCACCCCCCGCCTCCCTGCCCAGGGGCTGAGGGGCGGCTGGAGAGGGAGATCACCAGCACTGTCCGCAAAGTGGTGCGGGACTTTGTCGCCTCTTGGTACCGCACGGTCAGCAGCGAGCTGGCGTTCGAGGCCGAGGTGGAGAAGGCGATGATGGGCCTGGCCACCGAGCTGAGGCGGCGGATGGGGCGGGTGGACCGCCACTCTCTGGCCcgtcgcctcctcctcctctgtggcCATCACTTGCAGAGCTACCTGCAGGCCCGTGAGGCTCTGGGGGCCGACCCGAAGGGCAACCGGACCCTGTGGCAGGAGTACAGCCGGCTGACGGGGCCGCACCCTGCGCTGCGCAGCCCCACAGCAGAGGTGAGCTATGCCCGGGCTGCTgtggaggagctgctgcaggcGCTGGTGCCCTGGCCCCACCTGGAGACGCGGACGGGCCGTttcgtggtggtggagctggtcACCTGCAACGTTTTGCTGCCAGCCATCAGGAAGATGGCCGATCCTGATTGGATCAATCTGTTGCTCATCGGGGCTTTCTCCAAAAAGCCCTGGGAGGAGGAGCCACCCTCTGCGAGCCCAGTGCCTGATTTCTTGCCCTTGGTGCAAACAGATGCCAGCCCTGCTGGGCTGTCCCCCTCCCCGAGGGCTGCAGATGTGTCTGGGCAAGAGGCAGCATCTGCTGGTGACGGAGGAGAGGAGCCAGCAAGCGGACCATGCCGCACAGAGGAGCCCGTTATCCGCCCACAAGCCCTGGGCTCCCTATTCCCCTGCGAGGGTTTGGAGCTGGAGTCCCCTATGCCTGACGTGGGCcaggacatggacctgctggcaCCGTCACCTGCAGGGGAGTTCCTTGATGAACCCCTCCGGGACACCTCTGGTGCGCTGGAGGGCCCGGCCACCTCGGAGGACAGCGCAGGAGACCTGGAGGAGGGCACTGCCACCAGCTCGGACACTAGCCTGCTTCCCACATTGGTGCTGAGCTCCTGCCCTGACATCCAGATCGACCCAGCagtggagaaggaagaggaaagccTGACTCTCCCCAAAAAATCCTCTTCGCAGAGGCCCTCCAGTTTGGGGAAAGATCTGGGGGCAGCAGAGGGTCCCCCACAAAGCCCCCCAGACCAGGGGCAGACTCTACTCTCATCTTCCCCCACGGCTTCCATCAGCACCTTCAGCTTTGAGCCCCTCAGCAGCCCTGACGGGCCGGTCGTCATCCAGAACCTGCGGATAACTGGGACCATCACTGCTCGAGAGCACAGCGGGACCGGCTTCCACCCCTACACTCTCTACACCGTCAAG TACGAGACAGCCCTGGAGAGCGAGAGCGCGGGCAGCCTTCAGCAAATGGCTTACCACACTGTGAACCGCCGCTACCGGGAGTTCCTCAACCTCCAGACCAGGCTGGAGGAGAAACCGGAGCTCCGCAAGTTCCTGAAAA ATATCAAAGGCCCAAAGAAACTGTTCCCTGACCTCCCATTTGGAAACATGGACAGTGATAAAGTGGAAGCCAGAAAAAGTCTGCTGGAATCTTTCTTGAAG CAATTGTGTGCAGTCCCCGAGATTGCAAACAGTGAGGAGATGCAGGAGTTCCTCGCCCTGAACACTGACGCCAGGATCGCGTTTGTCAAGAAGCCCTTCATTGTGTCCAGGATAGACAAG ATCGTTGTCAATGCCATTGTGGACACCCTGAAGACAGCATTCCCCAGATCAGAGCCCCAGAGCCCCACGGAGGATCTCAGCGAGTCTGAAGTGGATGGGAAACCTCAGACAGACGGGAAGAGGTCCAACAA GTCCAGGCTGAGGTTCTCATCCAGTAAAATCGCTCCAGTGCTGAGTGTGAGTGAAGCGCATGACAGAATCGTCTACTCTGTCAGAGAGAGCAGCGCC GTGTCTGGCACGCTGTCGCTGGCCACTATGGAGTCTTTCATCCAGAAACAGGAGAAGCTGCTGGAGTCGCACACCAGCAAAGCTCCCGAAGGTGGGGGAAGCAGAGACAGCTCCATGCGGGAGGATATGGACGGGCTGGGCACGTCGGAGCAGGAGACGCATCCAGACGCAGACTCTG ACTCCGAGACAGCTTTGGCTGACTTGGCCCTGGACGTGCTTCGCCTGTTGCTGATGGACCACTGGGGCTGGCTGTGCACGGAGAACATCCAGAAGATCTTTCACCTGCTCTTTGGGACCCTCATTCAAAG gTGGCTGGAAGTCCAGGTGGTTAACCTGACCTGCACCCAGCGCTGGGTCCAGTACCTCCAGTTGCTGCAGGAATCCATCTGGCCGGGAGGAGTTTTACCAGCAGCGCCTAAACCAGCCAGGACAGAGGAACAGAAGAAAGCAACAGCAGAGCAGGCCCTGCAGAGCCTGATGGGGATCTTGCCTA ATGTGATCCAAGAAATCCTGGGAACCAGTCAGTGTCAGATGAGTTGGAACCTGGTGATGGAGTCCCTGAGCCAGCCTGCGATAAACAG GCACCTGGTTTTCTGCCTCTTGGACATTCTGCTGGAGTTCTTGGTGCTGAAGGGCTCCAGCCCTGAGCTCGAGACCGCAGCTGTGGTGCCGTCTGCCTCTTGTGGCCTGGACAGAACAGGTGTTTCAGCACATTAA
- the SNX19 gene encoding sorting nexin-19 isoform X3, translating into MPDVGQDMDLLAPSPAGEFLDEPLRDTSGALEGPATSEDSAGDLEEGTATSSDTSLLPTLVLSSCPDIQIDPAVEKEEESLTLPKKSSSQRPSSLGKDLGAAEGPPQSPPDQGQTLLSSSPTASISTFSFEPLSSPDGPVVIQNLRITGTITAREHSGTGFHPYTLYTVKYETALESESAGSLQQMAYHTVNRRYREFLNLQTRLEEKPELRKFLKNIKGPKKLFPDLPFGNMDSDKVEARKSLLESFLKQLCAVPEIANSEEMQEFLALNTDARIAFVKKPFIVSRIDKIVVNAIVDTLKTAFPRSEPQSPTEDLSESEVDGKPQTDGKRSNKSRLRFSSSKIAPVLSVSEAHDRIVYSVRESSAVSGTLSLATMESFIQKQEKLLESHTSKAPEGGGSRDSSMREDMDGLGTSEQETHPDADSDSETALADLALDVLRLLLMDHWGWLCTENIQKIFHLLFGTLIQRWLEVQVVNLTCTQRWVQYLQLLQESIWPGGVLPAAPKPARTEEQKKATAEQALQSLMGILPNVIQEILGTSQCQMSWNLVMESLSQPAINRHLVFCLLDILLEFLVLKGSSPELETAAVVPSASCGLDRTGVSAH; encoded by the exons ATGCCTGACGTGGGCcaggacatggacctgctggcaCCGTCACCTGCAGGGGAGTTCCTTGATGAACCCCTCCGGGACACCTCTGGTGCGCTGGAGGGCCCGGCCACCTCGGAGGACAGCGCAGGAGACCTGGAGGAGGGCACTGCCACCAGCTCGGACACTAGCCTGCTTCCCACATTGGTGCTGAGCTCCTGCCCTGACATCCAGATCGACCCAGCagtggagaaggaagaggaaagccTGACTCTCCCCAAAAAATCCTCTTCGCAGAGGCCCTCCAGTTTGGGGAAAGATCTGGGGGCAGCAGAGGGTCCCCCACAAAGCCCCCCAGACCAGGGGCAGACTCTACTCTCATCTTCCCCCACGGCTTCCATCAGCACCTTCAGCTTTGAGCCCCTCAGCAGCCCTGACGGGCCGGTCGTCATCCAGAACCTGCGGATAACTGGGACCATCACTGCTCGAGAGCACAGCGGGACCGGCTTCCACCCCTACACTCTCTACACCGTCAAG TACGAGACAGCCCTGGAGAGCGAGAGCGCGGGCAGCCTTCAGCAAATGGCTTACCACACTGTGAACCGCCGCTACCGGGAGTTCCTCAACCTCCAGACCAGGCTGGAGGAGAAACCGGAGCTCCGCAAGTTCCTGAAAA ATATCAAAGGCCCAAAGAAACTGTTCCCTGACCTCCCATTTGGAAACATGGACAGTGATAAAGTGGAAGCCAGAAAAAGTCTGCTGGAATCTTTCTTGAAG CAATTGTGTGCAGTCCCCGAGATTGCAAACAGTGAGGAGATGCAGGAGTTCCTCGCCCTGAACACTGACGCCAGGATCGCGTTTGTCAAGAAGCCCTTCATTGTGTCCAGGATAGACAAG ATCGTTGTCAATGCCATTGTGGACACCCTGAAGACAGCATTCCCCAGATCAGAGCCCCAGAGCCCCACGGAGGATCTCAGCGAGTCTGAAGTGGATGGGAAACCTCAGACAGACGGGAAGAGGTCCAACAA GTCCAGGCTGAGGTTCTCATCCAGTAAAATCGCTCCAGTGCTGAGTGTGAGTGAAGCGCATGACAGAATCGTCTACTCTGTCAGAGAGAGCAGCGCC GTGTCTGGCACGCTGTCGCTGGCCACTATGGAGTCTTTCATCCAGAAACAGGAGAAGCTGCTGGAGTCGCACACCAGCAAAGCTCCCGAAGGTGGGGGAAGCAGAGACAGCTCCATGCGGGAGGATATGGACGGGCTGGGCACGTCGGAGCAGGAGACGCATCCAGACGCAGACTCTG ACTCCGAGACAGCTTTGGCTGACTTGGCCCTGGACGTGCTTCGCCTGTTGCTGATGGACCACTGGGGCTGGCTGTGCACGGAGAACATCCAGAAGATCTTTCACCTGCTCTTTGGGACCCTCATTCAAAG gTGGCTGGAAGTCCAGGTGGTTAACCTGACCTGCACCCAGCGCTGGGTCCAGTACCTCCAGTTGCTGCAGGAATCCATCTGGCCGGGAGGAGTTTTACCAGCAGCGCCTAAACCAGCCAGGACAGAGGAACAGAAGAAAGCAACAGCAGAGCAGGCCCTGCAGAGCCTGATGGGGATCTTGCCTA ATGTGATCCAAGAAATCCTGGGAACCAGTCAGTGTCAGATGAGTTGGAACCTGGTGATGGAGTCCCTGAGCCAGCCTGCGATAAACAG GCACCTGGTTTTCTGCCTCTTGGACATTCTGCTGGAGTTCTTGGTGCTGAAGGGCTCCAGCCCTGAGCTCGAGACCGCAGCTGTGGTGCCGTCTGCCTCTTGTGGCCTGGACAGAACAGGTGTTTCAGCACATTAA